A single window of Anopheles moucheti chromosome 2, idAnoMoucSN_F20_07, whole genome shotgun sequence DNA harbors:
- the LOC128310836 gene encoding RAC serine/threonine-protein kinase: protein MMASKTAQSTPPITISTPSLKTAASTTSLSSNMSVSSGTNTQSTMAISSVETVVSASSSANASSTVVKSGWLFKRGEHIKTWRSRYFVLKSDGTLEGYKVRPEPPASIEPSNKFTVRDCQIMSIDRPRPYTFIIRGLQWTTVIERMFHVENENERKDWVDAIRSVANKLNEEEVYQATLPNETGDDDCEMGSIAEDELEKMPIYGTAMDKVSGRRKVTLENFEFLKVLGKGTFGKVILCREKTTAKLYAIKILKKDVIIQKDEVAHTMAESRVLKTTNHPFLISLKYSFQTVDRLCFVMQYVNGGELFFHLSRERIFPEDRTRFYAAEIISALGYLHSHGIIYRDLKLENLLLDKDGHIKIADFGLCKEDITYGRTTKTFCGTPEYLAPEVLEDNDYGHAVDWWGTGVVMYEMICGRLPFYNRDHDILFTLILMEEVKFPRNISPNARSLLSGLLVKNPKQRLGGGPDDAKEIMVHPFFVSINWSDLVAKRITPPFKPQVTSDTDTRYFDREFTGESVELTPSDSNGPLGAIQEEPHFSEFSYQDMASTMHTPSFMNHSHNYPPMQ from the exons ATGATGGCTTCCAAAACTGCCCAAAGTACGCCACCCATTACGATCTCGACACCATCACTGAAAACggcagcatcaacaacatcgCTGTCATCGAACATGTCCGTATCGTCCGGAACGAACACACAGTCTACAATGGCGATATCGTCGGTCGAAACCGTAGTGTCCGCATCGTCTTCGGCCAATGCATCGTCGACGGTCGTTAAGTCAGGCTGGTTGTTTAAGCGAGGTGAACACATTAAAACCTGGCGATCACGCTACTTCGTGCTTAAGAGCGATGGTACGCTGGAGGGTTACAAAGTGCGGCCGGAACCACCGGCCTCGATTGAACCGTCGAACAAGTTCACGGTACGCGATTGTCAGATAATGTCAATCGATCGGCCCCGTCCGTATACATTCATCATACGTGGTCTACAGTGGACAACGGTGATCGAACGGATGTTTCACGTGGAAAACGAAAATGAGCGTAAGGATTGGGTGGACGCTATCCGTAGCGTTGCGAACAAGCTGAACGAAGAAGAGGTCTACCAAGCGACGCTGCCAAATGAAACGGGTGACGACGACTGCGAAATGGGTTCGATTGCAGAGGACGAACTAGAAAAGATGCCTATATACGGTACAGCCATGGATAAAGTAAGCGGTAGGCGAAAGGTG ACGCTCGAGAACTTCGAATTCTTAAAGGTTCTCGGCAAAGGCACTTTTGGTAAAGTAATTCTCTGTCGCGAGAAAACCACAGCCAAGCTGTACGCTATTAAAATACTGAAAAAGGATGTCATTATACAAAAGGATGAGGTGGCTCATACGATGGCGGAAAGTCGAGTGCTGAAAACGACAAACCATCCGTTTTTGATA TCGCTGAAATACTCGTTCCAAACGGTAGATCGTTTGTGCTTCGTGATGCAGTACGTCAATGGTGGTGAACTGTTCTTCCATTTGAGTCGCGAGCGTATATTTCCCGAGGATCGCACGCGATTTTACGCAGCAGAAATCATTTCTGCCCTTGG ATATTTACACTCTCATGGCATCATTTATCGCGATCTGAAGTTGGAAAACTTATTGCTAGACAAAGATGGACACATCAAGATTGCAGATTTCGGTCTGTGCAAAGAAGACATCACCTACGGACGGACAACGAAGACGTTCTGCGGTACGCCCGAATATCTTGCACCGGAAGTGTTAGAGGACAACGATTATGGTCATGCGGTTGATTGGTGGGGTACGGGTGTCGTAATGTACGAGATGATTTGTGGTCGACTTCCGTTCTACAATCGCGATCACGACATTCTGTTCACTCTGATCCTGATGGAGGAGGTAAAGTTCCCGCGCAACATTAGCCCGAATGCGCGGAGTTTGCTCAGTGGGTTGTTGGTGAAAAATCCGAAACAGCGTCTTGGTGGCGGACCGGACGACGCGAAGGAAATTATGGTTCATCCATTCTTTGTCAGCATCAACTGGTCGGATTTGGTGGCGAAACGCATTACGCCACCGTTCAAGCCGCAGGTAACGAGCGATACGGATACGCGCTATTTCGACCGAGAGTTCACCGGTGAAAGTGTTGAGCTGACGCCCTCGGACAGTAATGGACCGCTGGGAGCAATTCAGGAGGAACCACATTTTTCGGAA TTCAGCTACCAGGATATGGCATCCACCATGCACACGCCAAGCTTTATGAATCATTCGCACAACTATCCTCCGATGCAGTGA